Proteins encoded by one window of Chloroflexaceae bacterium:
- the rplL gene encoding 50S ribosomal protein L7/L12 — MASDKVEAIIASIESLNVLELVELKKTMEEKWGVTAAAPVMMGVAAGAPVAAGGDGAAAPPPPAEEKTEFDVILQEIGANKIQVIKVVRELTNLGLKEAKDLVEGAPKPVKEGVSKEEAEAAKAKLVEAGATVVIK; from the coding sequence ATGGCAAGCGACAAGGTTGAGGCCATTATCGCCTCGATTGAGAGCCTGAACGTGCTGGAACTGGTCGAACTGAAGAAGACCATGGAGGAGAAGTGGGGCGTCACTGCCGCAGCTCCAGTGATGATGGGCGTCGCCGCTGGCGCGCCGGTGGCGGCTGGCGGCGACGGCGCGGCCGCCCCGCCGCCACCAGCCGAGGAGAAGACCGAGTTTGATGTCATCCTCCAGGAAATCGGCGCGAACAAGATCCAGGTGATCAAGGTGGTGCGCGAGTTGACCAACCTGGGTCTGAAGGAAGCCAAGGATCTGGTCGAAGGCGCCCCGAAGCCGGTCAAGGAGGGCGTTTCCAAGGAGGAGGCCGAGGCTGCCAAGGCCAAACTGGTCGAGGCCGGGGCCACGGTGGTGATCAAGTAG
- the rplJ gene encoding 50S ribosomal protein L10, which translates to MPTQRKIDLVSELTDKMQRSQMAVVADYRGFSVAELTQLRSKLRESGAEMVVAKNTLLRIAARNTGREGLESFLEGPTAVAFAYDDVARVAKVILDASRATPRPLKVKGGVLGTAQINAEGLEAVTKLPSREQALAQVVGGIAAPVAGVIGVLNAAITNVVLVLQARIDQLQPASEGAA; encoded by the coding sequence GTGCCAACCCAGCGCAAAATAGATCTCGTGAGCGAACTGACCGACAAGATGCAGCGCTCGCAGATGGCGGTCGTGGCGGATTATCGCGGTTTCAGCGTGGCCGAACTGACGCAACTGCGCAGCAAGTTGCGTGAGAGTGGCGCCGAGATGGTCGTGGCCAAGAATACCCTGCTGCGCATCGCTGCCCGCAATACCGGCCGCGAGGGTCTGGAGAGCTTTCTGGAAGGCCCGACCGCCGTGGCCTTCGCGTATGACGATGTGGCCAGAGTCGCCAAGGTGATTCTCGATGCCAGCCGCGCGACCCCCAGGCCCCTGAAGGTGAAGGGGGGCGTGCTGGGCACGGCCCAGATCAACGCCGAAGGACTGGAGGCGGTGACGAAACTGCCCTCACGCGAGCAGGCCCTGGCCCAGGTGGTCGGCGGCATTGCTGCGCCGGTGGCAGGCGTGATTGGAGTGCTGAACGCGGCGATTACGAACGTGGTGCTGGTATTGCAGGCCCGCATCGATCAGTTGCAGCCCGCCAGCGAAGGCGCGGCCTAG
- the rplA gene encoding 50S ribosomal protein L1 has protein sequence MPKHGKKYREVAQKVDQSRLYTPDEAIALVRETSYVKFDPTVEVHLRLGIDPRHADQNIRTTVALPHGTGKRVRVLVFAQGEAAQAALDAGADFVGADDMIARIDKEDFFDFDVAIATPDMMGKVGRIGRKLGPRGLMPNPKSGTIVPAEDLPRTIREVKGGRVEFRNDKTGLLHVAIGKLSFTPEQLRENFAALMEAVKAARPSGAKGTYIRSVTLTSTMGPGIPVNPSLAQGMTG, from the coding sequence ATGCCTAAGCACGGAAAAAAGTACCGCGAAGTCGCGCAAAAAGTCGATCAATCGCGCCTGTATACGCCTGATGAAGCGATTGCGCTAGTGCGGGAAACTTCATATGTGAAGTTCGATCCGACAGTCGAGGTGCATCTGCGTCTGGGGATCGATCCGCGCCATGCCGATCAGAACATCCGCACCACCGTCGCCCTGCCCCATGGCACCGGCAAGCGCGTGCGCGTGCTGGTCTTCGCCCAGGGCGAGGCCGCCCAGGCAGCCCTCGACGCGGGCGCCGATTTCGTCGGGGCCGATGACATGATCGCCCGCATCGACAAGGAAGATTTCTTCGACTTCGACGTGGCGATCGCCACCCCTGATATGATGGGCAAGGTCGGACGGATCGGGCGCAAACTCGGCCCGCGCGGGTTGATGCCCAACCCTAAGAGCGGCACGATTGTGCCTGCCGAAGACCTGCCCCGCACGATCCGCGAGGTGAAGGGCGGGCGCGTGGAGTTCCGCAATGACAAGACCGGCCTGCTTCACGTCGCCATTGGCAAGCTGAGCTTCACCCCTGAACAACTCCGCGAGAACTTCGCCGCGCTGATGGAAGCGGTTAAAGCAGCCAGGCCCAGCGGCGCTAAAGGGACGTACATCCGCAGCGTCACCCTGACCAGCACCATGGGTCCTGGCATTCCTGTCAACCCCTCGCTGGCCCAGGGAATGACAGGCTGA